The Kaistella daneshvariae genomic sequence ATAACATCGGAGTCCACGAAAACCAACCAGTCATTTTTCGCCCTTTTAGCGCCATAATTTCTGGAAAGTCCTGGCCCGGAATTTTCCTTCCGGAAAAATTGGATTTGCAGAGTTTCTTTGAAAAGATCCGCTGTGTGGCGTAAATCGATTTGGGAACCGTCATCCACAATAATTACCTCAAAATCTTTGTCGGTTTGATGCGACAGGGAATTGAGCAATTCGAAAAGTTCGTCTTTTCGGTTGTAAATGGCGATGATTACGGAGAGTTTATTCAATGTGATGATTTGAAGATTTGATAAAGGGCTGATTTGAAGACTAAAATTATCAAATTAACACATTTACACATTAGCACATTATTTACCTTCGAGTTTGTGGATTTTTTTAGTGCCTTCGTACATTTCGTACTGCATAAAGCGGCATTCCAGTTTTCCGTTGTACAGCTTGATTTTCGGGAAGGTCTTAGCCCTACTCTTTTTATAGAATCTAAATCTGAGGAAATTAACCACGCCAAGGTATTGGGATAATTTTTCTTAAAAGTATCACCGATTTTGCTGTAAAATTCGTCATCGTTGATGACAATTCGCTCATCGTATGGCGGATTGAAAACCATCATCAGCGGAAACAAATCTTTTTTTGATTCGAAAAAGTTTTGGTGACGAACTTCAATTACGTCTTCCAATTCCGCAGATTCGATATTTACGCGCGCGGCATGCAGCATATCAGCATCAATGTCATAACCGACGATTTTGCCGGTAAATTCTCTAACGCGGTTGATGCGGACTTCTTTAATTTTAGTAAACAGTTCGGCATCATAATTCAGCCAGTTTTGGAAACCAAATCTTTTGCGGAAAATTTGTGCCGGCAAATCCAGCGCGATCATTGCAGCTTCAATTAGCAAAGTCCCCGAGCCACACATGGGATCGAGGAAGTTTCCTTTGCCATCCCAGCCCGCAAGCTGGAGCATTCCTGAAGCTAACACCTCATTTAGCGGTGCCTCGCCCTGTTCTTTGCGGTAACCTCTCTTAAATAACGGATCGCCGGAAGAATCCAGGGAAATAGTAACCAGTTCGCGATCGATGTGCAGGTGCAGTTTAATATCAGGCTGCTGCATGTCGACATTTGGACGCTTGTTGTATTTAAATTTAAAAAAATCAACAATCGCGTCCTTCATTTTTGAGACATGAACTGCGAATGCGAAAATCTTTCAGAATAAATTGTAGTATCAATTGCGAAACTTTGGTCCACCGTCATGTAGTCGTCCCACGGAAAATCGAAAAGCTTGTCGTAGAAGCGGTTTTCGTCCCAGGCTTTAAAGGTGAGAACCGGAACCAAAATTTTTAAAGCAGTTCGTGCGGAATAATTTATTTTGTACAGAAAACCCAAATCACCTTCACAGTTTACGGCGCGGTTTTTTACGACGACATCTTTACCGCCCAGTTTTTTAATTTCTTCAGCTAAAATTTCTTCCAGCCCGAATAAAGTTTTAATCTGTATTTTTAAGTTTTCTGTATTCATAAATTTTTGTTTTGCCATCTGTGGGCGACGCCGCTCATGTTGCAGCGGAAATATTTCGGCAAATTTAGTTATTTTTGCACTATGGCATGGTTTGAAACTTGGTTTGATACTCCTTATTATCACATATTATATAATGACAGAAATTTTGACGAAGCTGAGCACTTCATTAACCTGTTAGTCAAAGAGTTGCAGTTATCACCTCCGGCGAAAATCATTGATTTGGCTTGCGGAAAAGGCAGACACTCCATTTTTTTAAATAAAATGGGCTTTGAGGTTTTAGGAGTTGATTTATCCAAACAGAGCATTCTGCACAATAAGGAATTTGAAAATCCAATGCTGAAATTTGATGTTCACGACATGCGAAATCCGATTATTCCGAACGTTTCTGCTGAAAAAGTAGATGCTGTTTTCAACCTCTTTACCAGTTTTGGATATTTTGAAGACCCGGAAGATGACAAAAAAGTTTTCAGATCCATCAGCGAGTCTTTAAATGCTGGCGGTTTTTTTGTCCTCGATTTTTTAAATGCAAAATGGGTGGAAAACACTTTGGTTCCGGAAGAAAAATTTGCAAAAGACGGAATTGATTTTCACATCAAAAAGAAAATTGAAGACGAGCATGTGATTAAAGATATTCTTTTTACGCAAAAAGGTAAAGAATTTCATTTTTTCGAAAAGGTAAAACTGCACACTTTGGAAAAAATTGGTGAATATGCGGAAGAATTTGGTTTTGAACGCACGGCCGTTTTTGGTGACTACCACTTGAATGATTTTGAGCAAAATACTTCGCCACGCTGCATCAACGTTTTTAAAAAGAAGAATAATTTTAACGGGAATTAATGATCGTAGCTTTATTAATCTTAAGCGTTTTAGTTGGTGTTTTTCTGGGAAAATTTTTCGGGAACCGGGAAAAGTTCGCTAAAAATCTGCTCATTGTCAGCGCCGGATTTCTAATCACCATCTGCCTGAACGAAGTTTTCCCCCAGGTTTACGCTAAAGAACACAGCAATATTGGCTTGTGGGTAATTGGCGGTGTGGTACTGCAAATGCTTTTGGAAAATCTTACGAAAGGTTTTGAACACGGTCACTTCCACCACCATACCGAAGGTAAAAATATTTTGCCTGTCGCGCTGATGATCGGGATGTTTATCCACGCTTTTTTGGAAGGAATTCCTTTAGCAAATGAAACTGAAGTTTTGAGCCCATACCTCACGGGAATTCTCGTTCACAACCTGCCGATCTCCTTTATTTTGGGTGCTTTTCTGGTGAAAAACCGAAATTTTTCTCCGTCGGCGCTTTTAATTATTTCGCTTTTCGCGCTGGCTTCACCTTTGGGAGTTATTCTTGGGAAATACTTCAACCCGGAGTGGGAAATTTATTTTTTAGCTGTTGTAGGAGGTATTTTTCTGCATATTTCTTCAGTCATCATTTTTGAAAGCAGCAAAAATCACAATGTAGACTGGCGAAAAATCGGACTTGTTATGCTGGGTACTTTACTGGCGATGACCGGTCATCTTTTCCACCATCATTAAAAATAAAAAAAGGCCCTTAAAAGAGCCTTTTTTTCGTTTTATAATTTGCTTAGAATTTCCAACCTAAAGTGATGAAGAAATTATCTTTGGTGTTCTTAACATCTGAAACCGCCGCCGCATCTGCTTCAACAATATAATTATCGGAGAAATAAGTATTCGCGAGGAACGGGCTTCTGTAATCTGAAGTAACATTCTGGTACGCTGCATCAATGTAGAATGATTTAAAATCATATCCTAAGCCGGCACCAATTGTTGATCTTTTACCGACAAATAAATTGTCAAAAGACGAATTAGCCGTTGTTCCTCCATCGTTGTAAGCAAGAATACTTCTGGAATCGTACGGGCTAGTTGCATAACCATATCCCGCACGTAGGCGTAAACCTGCGTAACGATATTCTGCACCAGCTTTAATTTCAGAGAGATTTGCAGAATTTTCGTTAATAAAACTGTTTAATTCTGTTTCTGCATCGCCGTACACTTTATATTTAGCTTTTGACAAACCTAAGGAATAATCCACGTTAAGCGCCAAATTTTTATTTGGAACAAATGCAGCACTTAAAGTTGCTTTGAACGGTGTGGTAAGGTTTCGGTCTTCAGTATAAGTTCCGTCGGTTGGATTTTCGTATTCGTTGTAAACACGGGCCATTTGCCACCAGGTTGGTGTTTCTAACGCAGCACCTAACCTAAACATCGGATTGATTTTACCGATTACACCGACAGTTGCTGAAAAGCCACTTGACGTTTCGGAAAATGGGGTGAACTGATTATTGTAAACCTCGGTAGAATTATTTTGAGTTGAGGAAAAAGCTGCTGAATCATATTGATCTAAAGCCGCAGTGTGAAAGTTTACACCGGCACCTACATATATTCTGTTATCGTAATTTCCACCAACGGCAAAACTCATCTTAGACAGATTTCCATATCTGTTATAAGCGTGACCATTGAAAGCGATATTGTCGATCAACTGATCATTATTATCGTAAATATTAAAATTGATGGCCGAATTTCCGGGTGTTTCCGAATAATCCTCCAAAGACTGGTTGGAATAATTAACGCCAATATTTACAAACTTCCACGGTGTGGCGCCTTCAATCCTAAAAGCAGCGATACCGCCAATATTTCCGATGTCGGTGTTATTTACCTTATAGTCGAGGGAACTACCTCCAAAAGAAGTGCTGTTATTATTGTTTTCAATAGCCAACGTTCCGGAAAATTCACTGGTAATATTTACACCAATACCGGCTGGGTTGGAATTCACAACTGATACATCACCGCCCAAAGCTCCCAGGGAACCTGCCATGGAATTGTATTTCGCGCTACCGTTTAGAGCGGAGTTAGAATAAACTTCCGCGGTGTTTCTTAAAGTCGAGATATCCTGCGCATTTACAAAATATGCTGCAGAAATCCCGAGTACTATTAAAGATTTTTTTATCATATTATTTACTGATTGCTAAGTTATTATCTTCTGAATCCGCCGCCTCGTGATGATGACGAGGAACTGCTTGAAGAGCTGCTGCTGGAATTAAAGTCACCGGAACGGCCAGAAGATCTGAAAGAGTTGTCATTTGAATTATTTCGGTATGAAGGCTCGTAAGATTGTGGAACAGATTGTCTTCGAGGCGCAGATTGATTGTCGTTCATACGAGGTGCTGTTCTATATCTCGGCTGCTGTGTATTTCTTTGCTGGGTATTGTTTTGGTAAATTTGGTTATTGTTTCTAAAACCGTTTGAAGGGTTTGAACTTCTTCTTACCTCGTTGTTGCCGTCGCGGAAGGTGTTGGTTGAACCGCTTCTTTTATATTCAAATCTCGGAGCATTGTAGCTGTTATAGCCGTAACCATATCCGTATGGTGAGTAGTATGGGTTGTAACCGCTATAATATCCGTAGCCGTAAGGATTATATCCGTAGTAAGGGTTGTAATAACCGTAGTATGGGCTGTAATAACCGTAATAGCTGCTGTATGGGCTATAACCAAATCCCCATGGGCTATAATAACCGCCGTATCCCCAACCATATCCTAAACCAAAACCAAAACCGGGATATATTCCGTAAGGATAGCCCCAGCTGTCATTGGAATAGTAGGTATCGGTACCGGTAAAATTACCCCAATCTGAACCGTCAGCTTCCTGCCAGCGTTGGTTTCTGTTTTCAACGTTCAGATATTTATTTTGGTCGTCATTAGCCTGATAATCATAATATTCACCAATGCGGTTTCCATTGGTATTCATCATTCCCTCCGGCAAGGTATCTGTAGACGGGTCATAATAAACACCGTCGGTCTCCGTATAACCGCCCAAAGTGGTGGTACAGGACGCAAGAAATAAACTTCCGGCAATCGCCATCAAAGCGGTTTTAGGAAGTAAAAATCTCAAATTTTTATAGGTAATGTTTTTCATGATAATGTGAAAAAGTTTTAATTGATTTATATTTGCATTTCGCACCAAAAGTGTACCACATTACTGGTAACAAAGGTACGTAAAAATACGCGTTTAAAATTAGATATCAAAAGCGCGCGCAAGTTAAATTCAAACTTAAAAATATAATGGCAAAACTTACGTCCCAAGCTGAGGACTATAGCAAATGGTATAATGAATTGGTAGTTAAAGCAGATTTGGCAGAAAATTCCGGCGTGCGCGGATGTATGGTTATTAAACCTTACGGATATGCAATCTGGGAAAAAATGCGAGATGAAATGGACAGAAAATTCAAAGAAACCGGACATGAAAATGCCTATTTTCCGATTTTTATTCCAAAAAGCTTATTTGAAGCTGAAGAAAAAAATGCAGAAGGTTTTGCTAAAGAATGCGCCGTTGTAACTCATTACCGGTTAAAAACCGATCCTGACAATCCAAAAAAACTCATCGTTGATCCCGAAGCTAAACTTGAAGAGGAATTAATTGTTCGTCCAACGTCCGAAGCCATTATTTGGAATACTTATAAAAGCTGGATTCAGTCTTACCGAGACCTGCCAATTTTAATTAATCAGTGGGCCAACGTAGTGCGTTGGGAAATGCGAACC encodes the following:
- a CDS encoding class I SAM-dependent DNA methyltransferase; its protein translation is MAWFETWFDTPYYHILYNDRNFDEAEHFINLLVKELQLSPPAKIIDLACGKGRHSIFLNKMGFEVLGVDLSKQSILHNKEFENPMLKFDVHDMRNPIIPNVSAEKVDAVFNLFTSFGYFEDPEDDKKVFRSISESLNAGGFFVLDFLNAKWVENTLVPEEKFAKDGIDFHIKKKIEDEHVIKDILFTQKGKEFHFFEKVKLHTLEKIGEYAEEFGFERTAVFGDYHLNDFEQNTSPRCINVFKKKNNFNGN
- a CDS encoding ZIP family metal transporter produces the protein MIVALLILSVLVGVFLGKFFGNREKFAKNLLIVSAGFLITICLNEVFPQVYAKEHSNIGLWVIGGVVLQMLLENLTKGFEHGHFHHHTEGKNILPVALMIGMFIHAFLEGIPLANETEVLSPYLTGILVHNLPISFILGAFLVKNRNFSPSALLIISLFALASPLGVILGKYFNPEWEIYFLAVVGGIFLHISSVIIFESSKNHNVDWRKIGLVMLGTLLAMTGHLFHHH
- a CDS encoding OmpP1/FadL family transporter; translation: MIKKSLIVLGISAAYFVNAQDISTLRNTAEVYSNSALNGSAKYNSMAGSLGALGGDVSVVNSNPAGIGVNITSEFSGTLAIENNNNSTSFGGSSLDYKVNNTDIGNIGGIAAFRIEGATPWKFVNIGVNYSNQSLEDYSETPGNSAINFNIYDNNDQLIDNIAFNGHAYNRYGNLSKMSFAVGGNYDNRIYVGAGVNFHTAALDQYDSAAFSSTQNNSTEVYNNQFTPFSETSSGFSATVGVIGKINPMFRLGAALETPTWWQMARVYNEYENPTDGTYTEDRNLTTPFKATLSAAFVPNKNLALNVDYSLGLSKAKYKVYGDAETELNSFINENSANLSEIKAGAEYRYAGLRLRAGYGYATSPYDSRSILAYNDGGTTANSSFDNLFVGKRSTIGAGLGYDFKSFYIDAAYQNVTSDYRSPFLANTYFSDNYIVEADAAAVSDVKNTKDNFFITLGWKF
- a CDS encoding prolyl-tRNA synthetase — protein: MKNITYKNLRFLLPKTALMAIAGSLFLASCTTTLGGYTETDGVYYDPSTDTLPEGMMNTNGNRIGEYYDYQANDDQNKYLNVENRNQRWQEADGSDWGNFTGTDTYYSNDSWGYPYGIYPGFGFGLGYGWGYGGYYSPWGFGYSPYSSYYGYYSPYYGYYNPYYGYNPYGYGYYSGYNPYYSPYGYGYGYNSYNAPRFEYKRSGSTNTFRDGNNEVRRSSNPSNGFRNNNQIYQNNTQQRNTQQPRYRTAPRMNDNQSAPRRQSVPQSYEPSYRNNSNDNSFRSSGRSGDFNSSSSSSSSSSSSSRGGGFRR